From Desulfuromonas soudanensis, the proteins below share one genomic window:
- a CDS encoding transposase: protein MPRLARLDIAGLLQHVIVRGIERRDIFIDDIDRQNFVDRVATLLPETGVRCYAWAILSNHFHMLLMPTATPLASFMRRLLTGYAVSFNRRHKRCGHLFQNRYKSIVCEEEPYLLELIRYIHLNPLRAGMVASLEELDHYRWSGHAVLMDNRSFSGQETNSILSRGTLLVIFLFSGDAACYFSIDSFCPTGTFPPCHV from the coding sequence ATGCCACGTTTAGCCAGACTTGACATTGCCGGACTTCTCCAGCACGTAATCGTTCGCGGAATTGAGCGTCGCGATATCTTTATTGACGATATCGATCGGCAGAATTTTGTGGATCGTGTCGCCACTTTGCTCCCCGAAACTGGCGTTCGTTGTTACGCTTGGGCTATTTTATCCAATCATTTTCACATGTTGTTGATGCCGACTGCGACACCGCTTGCCTCTTTCATGCGCCGGCTTCTGACCGGATATGCGGTCTCCTTCAATCGGCGCCACAAACGCTGCGGGCACCTTTTCCAGAACCGCTATAAGTCCATTGTCTGCGAAGAGGAGCCTTATCTGCTGGAACTGATCAGATACATTCACCTCAATCCACTGCGGGCAGGGATGGTGGCGAGTCTTGAAGAGTTGGATCATTACCGTTGGTCCGGTCACGCGGTCCTGATGGATAACCGCAGTTTTTCCGGGCAGGAAACCAACTCGATTCTGTCTCGGGGGACGCTGCTTGTTATTTTTCTATTCTCGGGGGACGCTGCTTGTTATTTTTCTATTGATTCATTTTGTCCAACTGGTACATTCCCACCATGCCACGTTTAG
- a CDS encoding transposase, whose protein sequence is MPRLARLDIAGLLQHVIVRGIERRDIFIDDIDRQNFVDRVATLLPETGVRCYAWAILSNHFHMLLMPTATPLASFMRRLLTGYAVSFNRRHKRCGHLFQNRYKSIVCEEEPYLLELIRYIHLNPLRAGMVASLEELDHYRWSGHAVLMDNRSFSGQETNSILERFGNTLSTAQQYYRQFVSEGIKKGQCEELVGGGLKRSQTERKNNECESFDERILGGGDFVDELKQHVELQTKMQSTVTLARLLEVVSSLWGLDPEAVRRPSKTRAPAAARGIICHLAIFECGYRGKEVGRFLHLGSSGVSLAAKRGEKILRADPAMLKQIMVEIAK, encoded by the coding sequence ATGCCACGTTTAGCCAGACTTGACATTGCCGGACTTCTCCAGCACGTAATCGTTCGCGGAATTGAGCGTCGCGATATCTTTATTGACGATATCGATCGGCAGAATTTTGTGGATCGTGTCGCCACTTTGCTCCCCGAAACTGGCGTTCGTTGTTACGCTTGGGCTATTTTATCCAATCATTTTCACATGTTGTTGATGCCGACTGCGACACCGCTTGCCTCTTTCATGCGCCGGCTTCTGACCGGATATGCGGTCTCCTTCAATCGGCGCCACAAACGCTGCGGGCACCTTTTCCAGAACCGCTATAAGTCCATTGTCTGCGAAGAGGAGCCTTATCTGCTGGAACTGATCAGATACATTCACCTCAATCCACTGCGGGCAGGGATGGTGGCGAGTCTTGAAGAGTTGGATCATTACCGTTGGTCCGGTCACGCGGTCCTGATGGATAACCGCAGTTTTTCCGGGCAGGAAACCAACTCGATTCTGGAACGCTTCGGCAATACGCTTTCCACTGCGCAACAATACTATCGACAATTTGTATCGGAGGGGATTAAGAAAGGTCAGTGTGAGGAGTTGGTCGGCGGGGGATTGAAGCGAAGCCAGACAGAGCGTAAGAATAACGAATGCGAAAGTTTCGATGAAAGGATATTGGGAGGCGGCGATTTCGTCGACGAGCTGAAACAGCATGTCGAACTGCAGACGAAAATGCAAAGCACCGTCACCCTTGCCCGTTTGCTTGAAGTCGTTTCAAGCCTATGGGGCCTTGATCCCGAGGCTGTGAGAAGACCGAGCAAAACCAGGGCTCCGGCGGCGGCGCGGGGAATTATCTGTCATCTTGCGATATTTGAATGTGGTTATCGGGGGAAGGAAGTCGGCAGGTTTCTGCACCTTGGCTCCTCGGGTGTCAGTCTTGCGGCAAAGCGGGGGGAGAAGATATTGAGGGCCGATCCAGCAATGTTAAAGCAGATAATGGTAGAAATAGCAAAATAG
- a CDS encoding HigA family addiction module antitoxin has translation MIPTNRIPTHPGKILKEEFLDELGVSQVAFSAHIKVPVQRINEIIRGKRGITSETAWLLAQALDTTPEFWINLQTTYDLALNRPEKRIKKIRMAS, from the coding sequence ATGATTCCAACGAATCGCATTCCGACACATCCCGGGAAAATCCTGAAAGAAGAGTTTCTTGATGAACTCGGTGTTAGTCAGGTTGCCTTCTCGGCACATATCAAGGTTCCCGTGCAGCGGATCAATGAAATTATACGGGGCAAGCGGGGCATCACTTCGGAGACGGCATGGCTCTTGGCTCAGGCTCTCGACACGACCCCCGAGTTCTGGATCAACCTCCAGACAACCTACGACCTGGCATTGAACCGTCCTGAAAAGCGAATCAAGAAAATTCGTATGGCGAGCTGA
- a CDS encoding DUF1571 domain-containing protein, with the protein MFVITAMAAHGGEIAQPDPEKWLVEAEAAYDRVESYTAIFHKQQRIAGKLLEEENIFLKFRKKPYSLYMKWVTEPYKGSELLYIVGWNKGRIRAHRGGFFSFIVRNLDPDDPKLMKDNLRPVTSTGVGFLLETVAINMRKAIKAGVLTFTRRGKEKVYGRDTQVIVIDISYENAEDYDGAQFVINQDVESKILLRIRIYDRDGQLVENYGYENLNLDARLSDADFDPKNPEYDF; encoded by the coding sequence TTGTTCGTCATCACCGCTATGGCCGCGCACGGTGGTGAAATCGCTCAACCCGATCCTGAGAAATGGCTCGTGGAGGCAGAGGCCGCCTACGACAGGGTCGAAAGTTACACCGCCATTTTTCATAAACAGCAACGGATAGCGGGTAAACTTCTTGAGGAAGAGAACATATTCCTCAAGTTCAGAAAAAAGCCATATTCGCTGTACATGAAATGGGTGACAGAGCCATACAAGGGGAGCGAGTTACTGTACATAGTGGGCTGGAATAAAGGCCGCATCAGGGCGCACAGGGGCGGATTTTTCAGTTTTATCGTCCGCAATCTCGACCCAGATGACCCGAAACTCATGAAAGACAACCTTCGCCCGGTCACAAGCACAGGGGTTGGCTTCCTCCTGGAAACTGTTGCGATCAACATGCGCAAGGCGATCAAGGCTGGTGTGCTAACATTCACCCGTCGCGGAAAAGAAAAGGTCTACGGCAGGGACACGCAGGTCATAGTAATAGACATCTCCTACGAGAATGCGGAGGACTACGACGGGGCGCAGTTTGTTATCAACCAGGATGTCGAGAGCAAGATCCTGTTGAGGATCAGGATCTATGACCGGGACGGCCAGCTTGTCGAGAACTACGGGTACGAGAACCTGAATCTGGATGCGCGTCTGTCAGACGCCGACTTCGACCCAAAGAATCCCGAGTATGACTTCTGA
- a CDS encoding type II toxin-antitoxin system Phd/YefM family antitoxin, which translates to MSKAPKIIPISDLRQDASGVIKRLSSSRDPLFITQRGRAAAVMVSMREYEHTQHELEILRLLARGERDIETGVGFELETVLAEADALLAERQ; encoded by the coding sequence ATGTCAAAAGCACCGAAAATTATTCCCATCTCGGATCTCCGCCAGGACGCTAGCGGCGTCATCAAACGCCTGTCCTCTTCACGCGATCCTTTGTTCATCACACAGCGAGGAAGGGCCGCCGCTGTAATGGTCAGTATGAGAGAGTACGAGCATACGCAGCATGAACTTGAAATCCTGAGACTGCTTGCTCGTGGTGAGCGGGACATTGAGACTGGCGTTGGCTTCGAACTGGAAACCGTGCTGGCCGAAGCTGATGCTCTGCTGGCTGAACGGCAATGA
- a CDS encoding type II toxin-antitoxin system RelE/ParE family toxin: MRIVFTPSARDQFLQALAYIRRDKPSAAVSFRQKVEEILSRLRDYPESGRTLPEFSDSHFREIIVTPYRFFYRIKKDVVWVVAVWHGAQIPEDPSEESANKPLS; this comes from the coding sequence ATGAGGATCGTCTTTACCCCCTCGGCACGCGATCAGTTCCTGCAAGCATTAGCCTATATCCGCCGCGACAAGCCGTCCGCGGCAGTTTCTTTTCGGCAAAAAGTCGAGGAAATCCTCTCTCGCCTTCGCGACTATCCCGAATCCGGACGAACCCTCCCGGAATTTTCGGATAGTCACTTCCGCGAGATCATTGTTACACCCTATCGGTTTTTCTATCGGATAAAAAAAGATGTGGTATGGGTTGTAGCCGTGTGGCACGGCGCACAGATTCCTGAAGATCCATCAGAAGAGTCGGCTAACAAGCCGCTGAGCTGA
- a CDS encoding CDP-alcohol phosphatidyltransferase family protein gives MLLMLGLERFAVSRFLRTPEQIAWVRAHRWLHPNAISRARYPMGFVSVALLYLGFPRLCFLFFTFWMITDITDGDIARKCDLHTEEGESIDPFSDKLMYSPMLAYLAWLGWLNPVLVGLFLTFDVIGQTSRRFSKVKAANLFGKAKTFLVVVLLIVVGLVLIYGKLPLLNRAINPLLWICTSLAFCSTIFKLIPNYWYANILSLLNLVCGLAGCWVILTGHPPVYALGLVFLGQFLDLFDGRAAERWGSTPQGELFDDVADGTSFGLTAGLIVTASFAQLWVGMLLGGLYVGATVYRLIRFVVEKRKEGILGGVTTFAGLPSPAGALAVGTTCVLIANDLVSGIIVVATALLMISRIPYAHFGRTILPKIPRVVRVLALGAFLFMLALGVHRDNYLAPLLISFVAALTYLISPLFWGKGPKETLS, from the coding sequence GTGTTGCTGATGCTGGGCCTGGAACGCTTCGCCGTCAGCCGATTCTTGCGAACTCCCGAACAGATCGCCTGGGTGCGCGCACACCGCTGGCTACACCCGAACGCCATCAGCCGGGCCCGTTATCCCATGGGATTTGTTTCCGTGGCTTTGTTGTATCTCGGTTTTCCGCGCCTCTGTTTCCTCTTCTTCACCTTCTGGATGATCACCGACATCACCGACGGGGATATCGCCCGCAAATGCGATCTGCATACCGAGGAGGGGGAGTCCATCGACCCCTTTTCGGACAAGCTCATGTATTCCCCCATGCTGGCGTACCTGGCCTGGTTGGGGTGGCTCAACCCGGTCTTGGTGGGGCTGTTTCTGACCTTTGACGTCATCGGCCAGACGTCCCGCCGCTTCAGCAAGGTGAAAGCGGCGAACCTCTTCGGCAAGGCCAAGACCTTTCTCGTGGTGGTGCTGCTGATTGTCGTCGGCCTGGTCCTCATCTACGGCAAGCTGCCGCTGCTGAACCGGGCCATCAACCCGCTCCTCTGGATCTGCACCAGTCTCGCCTTTTGTTCTACGATCTTCAAGCTCATCCCCAATTACTGGTACGCCAACATTCTCAGTCTCCTGAACCTGGTCTGCGGACTCGCCGGCTGCTGGGTGATTCTCACCGGTCACCCCCCGGTCTACGCCCTGGGTCTCGTCTTTCTGGGGCAGTTTCTCGATCTCTTCGATGGACGCGCCGCCGAGCGCTGGGGCTCCACCCCCCAGGGGGAGCTCTTCGACGATGTGGCCGACGGGACGAGCTTCGGGCTGACCGCCGGGCTCATAGTCACGGCATCCTTTGCCCAGTTATGGGTCGGAATGCTGCTGGGGGGATTGTATGTCGGAGCGACCGTGTACCGGCTGATCCGCTTTGTCGTCGAAAAGAGAAAGGAGGGGATACTGGGGGGCGTGACGACCTTTGCCGGGCTTCCGTCACCCGCCGGAGCTTTGGCGGTGGGAACCACCTGTGTGCTCATAGCCAACGATCTGGTCAGCGGCATCATCGTTGTCGCCACCGCCCTGCTGATGATCTCGCGCATCCCCTACGCCCACTTCGGCCGCACCATCCTGCCGAAAATTCCCAGGGTCGTACGCGTTCTGGCCCTCGGCGCCTTTCTCTTCATGCTGGCTCTGGGCGTTCATCGTGACAACTATCTCGCGCCGCTCCTCATCTCCTTCGTCGCTGCCCTGACCTATCTGATCTCCCCCCTGTTCTGGGGGAAGGGGCCAAAAGAGACTTTGAGCTAA
- the modF gene encoding molybdate ABC transporter ATP-binding protein ModF, which translates to MSEIFFDRVTAVIHDTARLEDISLRLGPEEHWAIVGANGSGKTALGNLLCGGLEVISGTYSTTDKNEYVSFEKIDRILELERYNDDSDFLGFADQGTRVSAFILGEDAAAGPRLLALAREMGFTKILDRGIKFLSTGEMRKVVICKALMQEPELLVLDEPFDGLDLESCALLKTLIGNAADKGIRVVLLLNRFSEIIPEITHIAYLKDCRVLLSGTRDLLLASEALRRFHAFHYTLPPRLPEVDSSCTTSALPAQTPLIEMKGVVVRYDGRFILNRLDWTVRPGEHWKITGPNGAGKSTLLSLVSGDNTQAYANDIRLFGIKKGSGESVWEIKKRIGLVSTSFQQEYRVGATVKVVVISGFFDSIGMYHPYSVRQQEIALDWLKMLHMEKHLETPFRNLSYGEQRLVLLARAMVKQPDLLILDEPCQGLDDINREMVLKLIDHLGKTGTTQILYVTHHPEDHIPCINNILELVPADGGGYTSRRDGRRSPAAD; encoded by the coding sequence TTGTCGGAAATTTTCTTTGATCGGGTGACTGCGGTCATCCACGATACGGCAAGGCTTGAGGATATCAGTCTTCGCCTCGGCCCTGAGGAGCACTGGGCCATTGTCGGGGCCAACGGCTCGGGGAAAACCGCCCTGGGGAACCTCCTCTGCGGCGGGCTCGAGGTCATCTCCGGTACCTATTCCACTACGGACAAAAACGAATACGTCTCCTTTGAAAAAATAGACCGAATTCTCGAGCTCGAAAGGTACAATGATGACTCCGATTTTTTGGGGTTTGCCGACCAGGGAACGAGGGTCAGCGCCTTCATTCTCGGTGAGGACGCGGCCGCCGGACCGAGGCTCCTTGCGCTGGCCCGGGAAATGGGCTTTACGAAAATTCTCGATCGCGGCATCAAGTTTCTCTCCACCGGAGAGATGCGCAAGGTCGTCATCTGCAAGGCCCTGATGCAGGAACCGGAACTCCTCGTTCTGGATGAACCCTTCGACGGACTCGACCTTGAGTCCTGCGCTCTGCTTAAAACCCTGATCGGCAACGCGGCGGACAAGGGGATCCGGGTCGTTCTGCTGCTGAATCGCTTCAGCGAAATCATCCCGGAAATAACCCATATCGCCTACCTGAAGGACTGCCGGGTCCTCCTGTCGGGGACCAGGGATCTCCTCCTCGCCTCGGAGGCCCTGCGCAGATTCCACGCCTTTCATTACACCCTTCCGCCCCGTCTCCCAGAAGTCGATTCGTCCTGCACGACGTCTGCGCTGCCGGCCCAGACGCCGCTCATCGAAATGAAGGGCGTGGTCGTCCGTTATGATGGACGGTTTATCCTCAACCGCCTCGACTGGACGGTGCGCCCCGGCGAGCACTGGAAGATCACGGGGCCCAACGGCGCGGGGAAATCGACCCTCCTGAGCCTCGTGAGCGGTGACAACACCCAGGCCTATGCCAACGATATCCGGCTCTTCGGCATAAAAAAAGGCTCGGGAGAGAGTGTCTGGGAGATCAAGAAACGCATCGGTCTGGTCTCGACGTCCTTTCAGCAGGAGTACCGGGTCGGGGCCACGGTTAAGGTCGTCGTCATTTCAGGATTTTTCGATTCCATCGGCATGTATCACCCCTATTCGGTAAGGCAGCAGGAGATCGCCCTGGACTGGCTGAAGATGCTGCACATGGAAAAGCATCTCGAGACCCCTTTTCGCAACCTCTCCTACGGGGAGCAGCGCCTGGTCCTTCTGGCGCGGGCCATGGTGAAGCAGCCCGACCTGCTCATCCTCGACGAACCCTGCCAGGGGCTCGACGACATCAACCGGGAGATGGTCTTGAAGCTCATCGACCACCTCGGGAAGACCGGGACCACGCAGATCCTCTATGTGACCCACCATCCGGAGGACCATATCCCCTGCATCAACAACATTCTTGAACTGGTGCCGGCCGACGGCGGCGGCTATACCTCGCGACGGGACGGTCGCCGTTCCCCGGCTGCAGACTGA
- a CDS encoding ZIP family metal transporter → MDVLLSIHPVGQAFLASLFTWGMTACGAGTVYLGRNPGRKTLDAMLGFAAGVMIAASYWSLLAPALAMGEGKAFPAWLPVAFGFLCGGAFLRLIDNFLPHLHLNFPRSEAEGIPTRWRRSTLLVLAITLHNIPEGLAIGVAFGAVGAGFSDASLSGAIALALGIGIQNFPEGMAVSVPLFRDGLTRRRSFMAGQLSGVVEIFAAVLGAALVVAAEPLLPMALSFAAGAMIFVVVEEVIPESQRGGNTDIATLGVMIGFTLMMILDVALG, encoded by the coding sequence ATCGACGTCCTCCTCTCCATCCATCCGGTCGGGCAGGCGTTTCTGGCCTCCCTCTTCACCTGGGGGATGACGGCCTGCGGCGCCGGGACCGTCTACCTCGGGCGCAATCCCGGGCGCAAGACCCTCGACGCCATGCTCGGCTTTGCCGCCGGCGTCATGATTGCCGCCAGTTACTGGTCGCTCCTTGCCCCGGCGCTGGCCATGGGGGAGGGGAAGGCGTTCCCCGCCTGGCTGCCGGTGGCCTTCGGATTTCTTTGCGGCGGCGCCTTTCTCCGCCTGATAGACAACTTCCTGCCGCACCTGCACCTGAACTTCCCCCGCTCCGAGGCCGAAGGAATTCCCACCCGCTGGCGCCGCAGCACGCTGCTGGTGCTGGCCATCACCCTGCACAACATCCCCGAGGGGCTGGCTATCGGCGTCGCCTTCGGCGCCGTCGGCGCCGGTTTTTCCGACGCCTCCCTTTCGGGCGCCATCGCCCTGGCCCTCGGTATCGGCATCCAGAATTTTCCCGAGGGGATGGCCGTTTCCGTCCCCCTCTTCCGCGACGGCCTCACCCGCCGCCGCAGCTTCATGGCCGGCCAGCTCTCGGGGGTCGTGGAAATTTTCGCCGCCGTTCTCGGCGCCGCCCTGGTGGTGGCGGCCGAACCGCTCCTCCCCATGGCCCTCTCCTTTGCCGCCGGGGCGATGATCTTCGTCGTCGTCGAGGAGGTCATCCCCGAGTCGCAGCGGGGAGGAAACACCGACATCGCCACCCTGGGGGTGATGATCGGGTTCACCCTCATGATGATCCTCGACGTTGCGCTGGGGTGA
- a CDS encoding metallophosphoesterase, which translates to MILFALTFLAIYTGMHALVFWGFHPLLKGHPLLPTLTWVWMAAMILAPLLVRLLDRAGFEMAARGMAWVGYSWMGLLFLAFAAFAVLGAWELLTHLMAKVVPSLSTLSLHGALSAALVLFAVIAASFYGLYEASNLRVEEVRIVTAKLPPGSPSIRIAQVSDLHLGLILREEALAPIVARLQELRPDLLVATGDIVDAQISHLDELINLWQSLDPPLGKYAVTGNHEVYAGLEQSLDFLRRSGFRVLRNESVAAGDRLILAGVDDPARGGPVDEVPVLQGLDRGLFTLLLKHRPRPNRLALGLFDLQLSGHAHRGQIFPFNFLTALEYPLQDGLSPLDGRGHLYASRGTGTWGPPMRILSPPEITLFEIIPASP; encoded by the coding sequence ATGATTCTTTTCGCCCTGACCTTTCTCGCCATCTACACCGGCATGCACGCCCTGGTCTTCTGGGGCTTCCACCCCCTGCTCAAGGGACATCCGCTCCTGCCGACTCTGACCTGGGTCTGGATGGCGGCGATGATTCTGGCGCCGCTGCTGGTACGCCTTCTCGACCGCGCAGGCTTCGAGATGGCGGCACGGGGGATGGCCTGGGTGGGATACAGCTGGATGGGCCTCCTTTTCCTGGCCTTTGCCGCCTTCGCCGTTCTCGGCGCCTGGGAGTTGCTGACCCACCTGATGGCCAAGGTCGTCCCCTCCCTTTCAACGCTGTCGCTCCACGGCGCCCTCTCTGCGGCCCTCGTCCTCTTCGCGGTGATCGCGGCAAGTTTCTACGGTCTCTATGAGGCGTCGAACTTGCGGGTGGAGGAGGTGCGAATCGTCACCGCCAAGCTTCCGCCCGGTTCTCCTTCGATCCGCATCGCCCAGGTTTCCGATCTCCATCTCGGGCTGATTCTCCGCGAGGAGGCCCTGGCGCCCATCGTCGCCCGGCTGCAGGAGCTCAGGCCCGACCTGCTCGTCGCCACCGGCGACATCGTCGACGCCCAGATCAGCCACCTCGATGAGCTCATCAACCTCTGGCAGAGCCTCGATCCCCCCCTGGGGAAGTACGCGGTGACCGGCAATCACGAGGTCTACGCCGGCCTCGAGCAGTCCCTCGATTTTCTCCGCCGCAGCGGCTTCCGGGTGCTGCGCAATGAAAGTGTGGCGGCCGGCGACCGCCTGATCCTCGCCGGGGTGGACGATCCGGCGCGGGGGGGCCCGGTCGACGAGGTGCCGGTGCTGCAGGGTTTGGACCGGGGTCTCTTCACCCTCCTCCTCAAGCACCGCCCGCGCCCCAATCGACTCGCTCTTGGCCTCTTCGACCTGCAGCTCTCCGGACACGCCCACCGCGGCCAGATCTTCCCCTTCAATTTCCTCACCGCCCTGGAATATCCCCTGCAGGACGGTCTCTCTCCCCTCGACGGCAGGGGGCATCTCTATGCCAGTCGCGGCACCGGGACCTGGGGGCCGCCGATGCGGATCCTCTCTCCGCCGGAGATCACCCTCTTCGAAATCATCCCGGCGTCTCCCTGA
- the malQ gene encoding 4-alpha-glucanotransferase, with product MQTGKERRFFMKQKRVSGILLHPTSLPGPYGLGSLGSEAYRFIDFLSGAGQSIWQILPLGPTGYGDSPYSAFSAFAGNPLLICPERLVERGDLDPADLAGVRMPEGEAHFGFVQGFLGRLLHKGAACFERQGAGARRAAYERFCSEQAYWLNDYAIFQALRSHFEHRSWNEWPEEIRCRRDSALHFWGEELAATIRVHKYAQFVFFEQWFALRDYAASRGVRILGDLPIFVALDSADVWANQHLFHLNEEGRPLLVAGVPPDYFSTTGQRWGNPLYRWEAMAEEGYAWWLSRFRWNLAQTDLVRIDHFRGFEACWAIPAEEKTAVNGQWLKVPGAELFRALKAALGRVPIIAEDLGLITPEVEALRREFGFPGMKILQFAFGSGADNPYLPHNLESDCVVYTGTHDNDTTLGWWRKLSGQEREGVRAYLGSSGRDQPWELIRAALASVGAYCIIPLQDLLALGSEARMNTPGRAGGNWGWRFSPGDLGVDLQQRLSALTALYGRHLRPPENGP from the coding sequence TTGCAAACCGGCAAGGAAAGGCGGTTCTTCATGAAGCAAAAACGCGTCAGCGGCATCCTCCTGCACCCCACATCCCTTCCCGGCCCCTACGGCCTCGGCTCCCTCGGCAGTGAGGCCTACCGTTTCATCGATTTCCTCTCCGGGGCCGGGCAGAGCATCTGGCAGATCCTCCCCCTGGGGCCGACCGGCTACGGCGACTCCCCCTACAGCGCCTTCTCCGCCTTTGCCGGCAATCCGCTGCTGATCTGCCCGGAGCGCCTGGTGGAACGGGGCGACCTCGATCCGGCCGACCTCGCCGGAGTCCGCATGCCCGAAGGGGAGGCCCATTTCGGCTTCGTCCAGGGCTTTCTCGGCCGTCTGCTGCACAAGGGCGCGGCCTGTTTCGAACGCCAGGGGGCCGGGGCGCGCCGCGCCGCCTACGAGCGTTTCTGCTCCGAGCAGGCCTACTGGCTCAACGATTACGCCATCTTCCAGGCCCTGCGCAGCCACTTCGAGCACCGCTCCTGGAACGAGTGGCCGGAGGAGATCCGTTGCCGCAGGGACTCTGCCCTGCACTTCTGGGGGGAAGAGCTCGCCGCGACGATCCGGGTCCACAAATACGCCCAGTTCGTCTTCTTCGAGCAGTGGTTCGCTCTCAGGGACTACGCCGCCAGCCGCGGCGTGCGCATCCTCGGCGACCTGCCGATCTTCGTCGCCCTCGACTCCGCCGACGTCTGGGCCAACCAGCACCTCTTCCACCTTAATGAGGAGGGACGGCCGCTCCTCGTCGCCGGTGTCCCCCCCGACTACTTCAGCACAACGGGGCAGCGCTGGGGAAACCCCCTCTACCGCTGGGAGGCGATGGCGGAGGAGGGGTACGCCTGGTGGCTCTCCCGCTTCCGCTGGAATCTCGCCCAGACCGACCTGGTGCGCATCGATCACTTCCGCGGCTTCGAGGCCTGCTGGGCGATCCCCGCCGAAGAGAAGACCGCCGTCAACGGCCAGTGGCTCAAGGTTCCCGGCGCCGAACTCTTCAGGGCCCTGAAGGCCGCCCTCGGCAGGGTGCCGATCATCGCCGAGGACCTCGGCCTCATCACCCCCGAAGTCGAGGCGCTGCGGAGGGAGTTCGGCTTTCCCGGAATGAAGATCCTACAGTTTGCCTTCGGCTCGGGAGCCGACAACCCCTACCTCCCCCACAATCTGGAGAGCGACTGCGTCGTTTATACGGGCACCCACGACAACGACACCACTCTCGGCTGGTGGCGCAAGCTCTCGGGACAGGAACGCGAGGGAGTGCGCGCCTATCTCGGCAGCAGCGGCCGGGACCAGCCCTGGGAACTGATCCGCGCCGCCCTGGCCAGCGTCGGGGCGTACTGCATCATCCCCCTGCAGGACCTCCTCGCCCTCGGCAGCGAGGCGCGGATGAATACCCCCGGGCGGGCGGGGGGGAACTGGGGGTGGCGCTTCTCCCCCGGCGACCTCGGCGTCGACCTGCAGCAGCGTCTCTCCGCCCTGACTGCCCTCTACGGCCGTCACCTTCGCCCTCCCGAGAATGGTCCCTGA
- a CDS encoding shikimate kinase, whose amino-acid sequence MTGAGNLVLIGMPGAGKSTVGALLARRLNIPFIDIDELMIARRGRPLQKIIDTEGLQAFARLEEETILALDAAASVIATGGSAVYSVAAMTALGRDGTIIFLDLPLQELEERISDMTTRGMVIAPETTFAELYRQRRPLYRRHADLVIVPGGRRPAELVIDIEDLLRRRGLTLGR is encoded by the coding sequence GTGACCGGCGCCGGAAATCTGGTGCTCATCGGCATGCCCGGCGCCGGCAAGAGTACCGTCGGCGCTCTTCTGGCCCGGCGCCTGAACATCCCCTTCATCGACATCGACGAGCTGATGATCGCCCGCCGGGGGCGTCCCCTGCAGAAGATCATCGATACCGAGGGACTACAGGCCTTTGCCCGCCTCGAGGAGGAGACCATTCTCGCCCTGGACGCCGCCGCTTCGGTCATCGCCACCGGCGGTTCGGCGGTCTACAGCGTCGCGGCGATGACGGCTCTCGGAAGGGACGGGACGATCATCTTTCTCGACCTCCCCCTGCAGGAGCTGGAGGAGCGGATCAGCGACATGACCACCCGGGGGATGGTGATCGCGCCGGAGACGACCTTTGCCGAGCTCTACCGCCAGCGCCGCCCCCTCTACCGCCGCCATGCCGACCTGGTGATCGTCCCCGGCGGCCGCAGGCCTGCCGAACTCGTCATCGACATCGAGGACCTGCTCCGCCGCCGCGGCCTCACCCTCGGCCGCTGA
- a CDS encoding cupin domain-containing protein, protein MYNKAHFDWETLPPLTSPRRDLGLKSVALGLINLPPGEGYTFTHSHREQEEVYMILEGSGQLLIDGELIPLAPGDMVRVDPASRRALNNDGETPLRLICAGGVAAGYPRHEGARYLIDDGIPDYDDIPPWCAGDPEVAANNDRIKARYLRTLARRSDES, encoded by the coding sequence ATGTACAACAAAGCACACTTCGACTGGGAGACGCTGCCGCCGCTGACTTCGCCGCGGCGCGACCTCGGGCTCAAGAGCGTCGCCCTCGGGCTGATTAACCTCCCGCCGGGGGAAGGGTACACCTTTACCCACAGTCACCGCGAACAGGAAGAGGTCTACATGATCCTCGAGGGGAGCGGCCAGCTCCTCATCGACGGCGAGCTCATCCCCCTGGCCCCCGGCGACATGGTGCGGGTCGATCCGGCCTCCAGGCGGGCGCTCAACAACGACGGCGAAACCCCCTTGCGGCTCATCTGCGCCGGCGGGGTGGCCGCCGGCTACCCGCGGCACGAGGGGGCGCGCTATCTCATCGACGACGGCATCCCCGACTACGACGACATCCCCCCCTGGTGTGCCGGCGATCCCGAGGTCGCCGCCAACAACGACCGGATCAAGGCCCGCTACCTGCGCACCCTCGCCAGACGCAGCGACGAATCGTGA